The Sphingorhabdus lutea genome segment AGCGATGGGTTCAAAATCCCAGAATATGTCTTTATTGCATTCCAAATGACATTTGCCGCGATTACCGTGGCCTTGGTCGTTGGCGGATTGGTGGAGCGTTTGAAATTCAGCGCATTGATGTTGTTTGCATTAATCTGGTTGACCATCGTTTATTTCCCCATTGCACATATGGTGTGGGGCGTTGGCGGCATTATTCTTGACATGGGCGCATATGATTTTGCCGGCGGCACAGTTGTGCATATTAATGCAGGTGTTTCGGCATTGGTTGGCGCCATTATCCTTGGCAAACGTATCGGTTATCAAAAAGAAATTATGGCACCGCATAGCCTGACCATGACCTTAATCGGCACCGGTTTATTGTGGGTGGGTTGGTTCGGATTTAATGCAGGCTCTGCATTAGAAGCAAATGGATCAGCAGCATTGGCAATGATTAACACCTTTGCGGCAACCGCAGGCGGCGTATTATTCTGGATGCTTACCGAAAAAGCATTGGGTCATAAGGGGTCAATGTTGGGTGCATGTTCCGGCGCGATAGCAGGATTGGTGGCGATTACACCAGCTGCGGGTAATGCAGGACCAGCGGGCGCAATATTATTGGGCGGTCTATCATCGGTTATCTGCTGCTATTTCGTGATGAAGTTGAAAGCGAAATTTGGCTTTGATGATTCACTTGACGCATTTGGTATCCATGGTTTGGGCGGCATAGTTGGTTCAATTGGTGTTGCCATTGTCAATTTGCCCGGCCTTGGCGGTCAAGCAGGTGATGATTATGATCTAATGGGTCAATTGGGCATCCAAATTGCCGCTGTCGGTATTGCGGTTGCGTGGGCAACCATTGGTTCAGCGATTGCATTCTACATCGTTAAAGCGGTTATCGGATTACGGGTAAGCGAAGAAGTAGAGCGCGAAGGTCTTGATCTTGGTGAGCATGGCGAACGCGCTTATAATTATTGATGATAAGGGAGGATGGCAGAAAAAGTGGGAACCGGTTTTTCGCTTCGCCATCCGACCAAAAGATTGAACAGGATGGCAGAAAAAGTGGGAACCGGTTTTCAAATATTGGTTAGAACTTTGAACCATCCGAACAAAAGGAAAATAAATTAAACAGTTTGACGGGTAAAATATTCTCTCTCACTCTCTCCTAGGCTATTTTATCCGTCTCAACTTGTTCCTCCCGCGAACAGCGACTTATACCCGGACCGAAATATCGGTTCGGGTATTTTTTTAACGGCGCTTTGGCCTTATTTCTCGCTGATATAGGGGGTTTCTTTGGGGGATAATGTGCCGCCTGATGCGGTGCAATTTCCGGTTTGAACATATTTCCATTTATCGGGCAGATAATCTTTTTGCGCAGTGCCCGCACAATTCACCATTTCCATTCTTTGGCTGGACCAAGTTG includes the following:
- a CDS encoding ammonium transporter — translated: MRKTKMIMGAVGATAFSMLSVLPAFAQEAAEAAAPIVDKGDTAWMMTATVLVMAMIVPGLALFYGGLVRTKNMLSVLTQIIAVASLAMVVWVLYGYSMAFGGGDLIPGIVGNFDKIFLNGVTVDSVADTFSDGFKIPEYVFIAFQMTFAAITVALVVGGLVERLKFSALMLFALIWLTIVYFPIAHMVWGVGGIILDMGAYDFAGGTVVHINAGVSALVGAIILGKRIGYQKEIMAPHSLTMTLIGTGLLWVGWFGFNAGSALEANGSAALAMINTFAATAGGVLFWMLTEKALGHKGSMLGACSGAIAGLVAITPAAGNAGPAGAILLGGLSSVICCYFVMKLKAKFGFDDSLDAFGIHGLGGIVGSIGVAIVNLPGLGGQAGDDYDLMGQLGIQIAAVGIAVAWATIGSAIAFYIVKAVIGLRVSEEVEREGLDLGEHGERAYNY